One Lentimicrobiaceae bacterium genomic window, AGCCACATATCTGGAGCATACCAGCAAACTAGAGAAAATTAAAACGGGTGCAAACGCTGTAACTACCACCAGCCGCTGGAAAGACCCGCAACGTCAGGCCTACATATAAACTATTCTTATGGCACTAGAAATCAATATTGACGGGCGAAATGCCATTGTCACCGAATTAAGCAGAAACGGCAATCTGGTAACGATTCAGGTTGATGATGAAGTGTATGAAATTGATGCACTTAAGGTTGGAGAAGGAATTTATTCAATGATTTACAAGGGGCGCTCTTACAACATTGAAATGATTGAAAGCGGTTCCCCCAGACACTACACCGTAAACTCATTTCATAGTTCTTATGATGTTGAAGTGATTGACGCACAAACACGATACCTCAGAAGCCGTTCAAAAGGCGACACTGGAGATTCAGGAAACACCATAGTATCCCCAATGCCAGGAAAAGTGGTGAAAATACCTGTAAAACCGGGCGAAACCGTAGTTGCCGGACAAACTCTGATTATTGTTTCAGCCATGAAAATGGAAAGTGAGTTTAAAGCCAAAAGCGCAGGTGTAGTTAAAACAATAAACACAGCAGAAGGTGAAACCATTGAAGCGAATAAAGTGTTGGTTGTGGTTGAACCAGCAATAGACTGAGTGTCTGAAACAGGCAATCTGCAAATGAACAGATAAGAAAACATTGATGCTCAATGGCTTTATAAAACCTGCCAACCCCAAACAGCCAATCAATTACCTGAACTCTTTGATTTATTAATTCAGCATTTATACTTGAGTTTATGTCAAATCTGGATGAAATTTACCGCAAACTGGAAGAACGTAACCACCAGGCCGAGCTTGGAGGAGGTAAAGAACGCATTGAAAAATTACATAAGACCGGACGGAAAACGGCCCGCGAACGAATAGAAATGCTGCTTGACCCCGGCACATTTGTAGAGTTTGATCGCTTTGTAGTTCACCGGGCCCGGGACTTTGACATGGAGAAAAACCTGATCTCAGGTGACGGCGTAGTCAGTGGCCATGGGAAAATTGATGGACGACTGGTATATGTCTTTGCTCAGGATTTTACCGTCTTCGGAGGAACTCTGAGCCGCGCCAATGCGGATAAGATTATTAAGATAATGGATTTAGCCCTTAAAATGGGGGCTCCAGTTATTGGGCTCAACGATTCAGGCGGTGCCCGGATACAGGAAGGGGTGGAAAGCCTGGGCGGATATGCCGACATCTTTTACCGGAATGTAATGAGCAGCGGTGTAATTCCTCAAATTTCAGCCATACTTGGCGCATGCGCCGGCGGGGCAGTTTACAGTCCGGCTATCACCGATTTTATTCTGATGACCAAAGACACCAGTTACATGTTTGTTACAGGACCTGACGTCATCAAAACGGTAACTCACGAAGAGGTTTCAAAAGAAGATCTTGGCGGTGCCATGACGCACAATGCGAAAAGCGGTGTAGCCCATCTGATTGCAGATGACGACGAACAGGCCATGATGATGATTCGCGAATTGATGAGTTTTTTGCCCTCCAATAACATGGAGGAGCCTCCGCGCATAAAGTCAACAGACGATCCAAACCGTGAAGACGAAAAACTTCAGGAAATTGTGCCGTTTGATCCCAACAAACCATATGACATGAAAGAAATTATTCATAGTGTGGTGGACGACGGTAATTTTATGGAAACCATGCCCCACTATGCCGGCAATATCCTTACAGGATTTGCCCGTTTTGACGGGAAACCAGTTGGTATAGTCGCCAATCAGCCCGCTTTTCTGGCAGGTGTACTCGATATCAACAGTTCCGTCAAAGCAGCCCGTTTTGTGCGCTTTTGCGACGCTTTTAATATTCCATTGGTTACTTTTGTTGACGTTCCCGGGTTTTTGCCAGGCACTGCTCAGGAGTTTGGCGGCATCATTAAACACGGCGCCAAACTGCTCTACGCCTATGCTGAAGCAACCGTTGCCAAGATAACGGTGATCACCCGCAAAGCTTATGGCGGAGCGTATGATGTGATGTCGAGCAAACACATTGGGGCAGATGTAAATTTCGCATGGCCCACTGCCGAAATTGCCGTAATGGGCGCAGACGGGGCTGTGAATATTATTTTCCGCGACAAACTTACCGATGAAGATAAAGCCAAAGCAGTGAAAGACTATCGCGATGTGTTTGCCAGCCCATACAAAGCTGCTGAATTGGGATATATCGACGAAATCATATACCCCAGACACACCCGCCGCAAACTAATTCAGGCGCTTGAAATGTGTGCCAATAAGCGAAAATCAAACCCGCCAAGAAAACATGGCAACATTCCTTTGTAAAACGCCACATTTGCAATGATATAAAAACTCCCCGTAACAAAATTTACCGGGGAGTTTTTTTTATACATAGCCTCCTTTTCCCAAAAGACACTACATCCCTTCCACATGATACAACAACTAAAAACACTGTTTCAATATTCCTGACAAGTCAACCCTATATTTTATGTTTGTATTCAATAAATTAATTGCTGTTTAACAAATATTGAACAATCTCTTATCCTATCTTTGGTTAGTAAAAACAACCAACAGGTTTTCAAAACTAAAATACAGGACTGGCATGGAACAACTAAGCATTGGCCTCGAAATGGAGGCGTATCTGAAAGACCAGATTTATGAAGCGTTGCAAGGCGATGTAATTCAATCAATCTTGCATGAAGCAAAGTACAATCCCACCAACAATTACCTGCGTAATATGCTCGAAGGAAACAGTTTTAAAGTTGACAGCAGTATTTCGCCCAAGCTTTACAGCATTTTCAATGCAGTAAAAGATCAACTTGGGTTTGAAGAAGCTGTTGATTTTTATGTAACCAGCGACGCACAATTGAATGCTTTTGCAGTATCGCGCAATGAAGAAAACGAGCCTCACATCATCAACATCAATTCTTCACTATTAAACCTGATGAGCGACGATGAACTGAGATTTATCATCGGCCACGAAATGGGGCATCTTATCAGCAGAAATGCCGACCTGCTCAAACTGATTTATTTTATATTTCCGCCAAGTACCGAAATACCGGGTATGCTTCAGCATAAAATCAGACTTTGGAAACAATTGTCAGAACTTACTGCCGACCGGTATGGATTTATGGTTTGCCCTGATGTACCTGTTTGTGTTTCCGCCTTCTTCAAACTTGCGTCAGGCGTTGATTTGCAGAGGGTTGACCTAAACATTGAAGCTTTTATTGCCGATAATGAAAAACGACTTGAATACTTTAAAAAAGACAAGGGAATCAACATTGCCTCGCACCCGGTTAATCTTATCAGGGTAAAAGCAATACAGCTGTTTTCACGTTATGAAGTTTTCAACACAAACACTGTTACAGAATCCAGGCTAAATTCAGAACAGCTTGGCGCTGAAATGAACGAACTGACCACCATTCTTGAAAAAATAAAGGAATCTGAGCTCGATCTTTATCTCTACCATTTTATCGCTGCAGCCGGAGTTATTATGTCGGGCGCAGACGAAAACTATGACGAAAAGGAAGTAGAAGCCATTCTGCAGGAACTTTCTGAGTTTATTATTTTTCCAAAATATTTTATGGACCAGATAATTGAAAGTGGCAAAGTGATGGACATTTTTAACGATTCAATCAATAAAATACTGAGTATCAGCCCCGGCTCACGTGAAAGCATGCTGTATTATTTGGTTAAAATAGCCTTATCCGATAAAAAGATAATGGACAATGAGATAGGATTTATTTTTGATGTGGGCACCAAAGCTTTTGGTTACTCACGTACCGAGGTGGCCCAGATATTTGCCAACACCATCCAGCAACGCTTTATGCCAGGCATTCAGGCATTGAGTTAATAGCACCAATGGATATCACGTTGAGTATTGCATGATGACAAAAGCTCAAATTGATCTATACGAGAAAACGAGTGATTAAATGATAATTCAAAAAATAAACCGTGTCTTAAAGGTAAGACACGGTTTATTTTTTTTGCACATAACAATTGGTTTCCATTGCTTTAAAAAAAGAAAGCGGGATTACTATAAAGTAACCCCGCATTTCTAACACCAACCTACCAACATTAATTAAACATAATACTAATAATTGTTATTCTGAGTAGCCTGTGCATTGTTTCTCATTTCATCCTGTGGGATTGGATAAAACTCATGTTTCCCTGCTACAAATCCTAAAGGACCTAATACAGATGGAGCATCACCCCAACGGATAAGGTCGAGATAACGAACACCTTCAAAACACAACTCAAGTTTACGTTCATTTTTTATTGCAGTCATAATGTCACCCTGGAAAGGACCCAAGTGGGCTCTGTTTCTAACACGGGTGAGATATTGAGCAGCTTTTGTATCATTTCCGGCCATATGGTTAGCTTCAGCAGCCATTAAGAGTACATCAGCGAAACGAATCAAACGAAGGTTTGTACCGTAGTTTAATTCAGGAACAGCACCACTTTCGCCATTGGTTTCATCCATGCGGGTTCCATATTTAACGCGGATACATCCGTCCCAACCGTAAGAGTCTTCATTGGTCCAATCGCCACCCTGAGCTCTTAAATCGGCTAATGAAAGGATAGAAGCAGGTTTTCTAACTGTGTCACCAGCGGCAACAAAAGCATCATACAAACTTTGTTTCGGGTAATTGAAACCCCATCCCCCAATAAGTCCGGTTTCACCTGGCTGGAAATAATCGCCACGGGGGCCGGTAAGCTGCCAAGTAATATTATTTTCCATAGGCCTTGCACCACCCCACTGGAAAGTACCCCAATCGTATCCCATACTGGTAACGTATGAAACTTCAAAAAGGGATTCAATACCAAATTCTGAGTCTTTCAGGAATAAAGTTGAGTAATCCTGCTGAAGGTCATATTCTTCAGAACCTATAACTAATTCGAAAGCGGCAGCAGATTCTTCATACTTTTTATTATAAAGATATGCCTTTCCGAGAAGTGCCTGAGCGGCACCCTTTGAAGCTCTGAAAGCATCCTGCGGCGCATACTGACTTTTTAACGGAAGATCAGTAATGGCTTCGTTGAGGTCTTTGGCAATTTGAGCATAAATGGCATCAGCACCAGCAAATGGCTGACCATAATCGCTGGGAGCAAGCTCAGCAAGAATAAGTGGGCCATTACCAAACATAGAAACAATTTCGAAATAATAATAAGCACGCAGGAATTTAGCTTCTGCAATGATTTGTTTGCGCAAATCGGTTTCAGGCTTTACATTATTGATTACCAGATTAGCACGATAGATTCCAAAATAGTTTGATTGCCATACTGCAGTAATAGGAGCATTGCTGGGTCCAAATGTGTAATTACCCAATTCCTGATAAGGAGGCTGGTCTCCAGCATCACCCCCACCCACATTTGATTCATCGGATGGGAAGGTTTTTACCAGATAAGCGCTGTTCCAGTCGCGAGCATTCATCCACTGAAGGATATCGTACGTGGCCATGATGGCTTTGGTAGCATCCTCATCAGTTTTATAAAACAGCTCTACTGACATTTTACCAATAGGATCAACTTCCAAGAAGTCTTTCTGGCATGCTGGTAGCAACGAAATCATGGCCAGAAATAATAAAACTTTACCTTGAGTTTTCATTTTTAATATTTTTAGTGTTGACACTTTTAATGTTTATGAATCCCAGATTTCACTGTTAGAGTGTGCATGACAAACCAAACAGGATCTTACGTGGGGTGGGGTAGAAACCGCGGTCAATTCCCTGGCCGTTATCTTTACCAGTACCGGTTGCAGGATCCATTCCGGGATAATTGGTAAATGTGAAATAATCATCAAGTGAAACATAAAGTCTCAGGTTCTGAATTTTGTTTTTCAACATTTCTTTAGGAACAGTATAACCTAACTGAATTTGTCTGATTCTTACGTAAGAACCTTTAAACACCATCAGGTCGCTATTGTAGATATATGGATTTGACTGATCAGCTCTTGGCCTTTCGTTGGTACTTCCTTCACCTGTCCATCTTTCATCAAAGAAGAACTGAGGGCGATTTGAAGTAGATCTGTCATAACGATTCCATCCCAACAACACATCCTGGCCGTGAACACCCTGGAGGAACATTCTCAAGTCAAAACCTGAATAAGAGAAGCTCAGATTTGCACCCCACATGAATTTTGGATGAGGGCTTCCGATATTGGTCTGGTCTTCAGAATTGATAAGATTATCACCATTGGTATTTACAACGATAGGATCTCCCGGAACTGGATTGTAACCAGCCAAACCACCATTATCAGCTTTATAAGCATCAATTTCAGCTTGATTCTGGAAAATACCGGCAGTCTGATAGCCGCGGAAATACCATACAGGCTGATTCAGTTCAAGGTAAGTGGTTGTCCATCCGGTTCCAACACTGGTACCACCTACTCTGTCGAGCAGCGGGTTCAGGAAAGTAACTTCATTTTTAAGCCAAGTAAAGTTAGAGCTGATGTCATACTTTAATTTGTTGTCATAATCTCTGTAACCAAGTTCAAGTTCAACTCCTTTATTGCTAACATCACCAGCATTAACAAACGGAGCCTTATTACCTACTGAAGGAGGAGGAGTTCCGGGAACGAGAAGATCTCTGGTAACCTTGTTGAAATAATCGAAGCCCAAGGTTAATTTATTACCCAACATATTCATGTCGAAACCAAGGTCAGTTTGTTCACTGGTAGCCCAGGTAAGTTCAGGGTTTGCAAGCAATTCGGGTTCAGCACCGGTATAAAATCCACCACCTGGTTTTGGATACTGAATACCTGAAGCGGTAATCAAAGAGCGGAACTGGTCAGGACCTAATCCGGAAAGGTTACCGTTAGTACCCCATGAAGCTCTTACTTTGAAAAAGTCAACAAAACTTACATTCCAGAAATTCTCATGCGAAACAATCCATCCGGCAGAAACTGAAGGGAAGTTGCCCCATCTCTGATCAGGATGTAATAAAGAAGTACCATCACGACGAATAATGGCACTTAACAGATATTTACCATCATATTCATATGAAGCGCGTGCAAAATACGAAGAGGTACGGGTATCTAATAAATTTCCACTTACTTTACCATCAATTTCCACATCTCCATGCTGAGCAAAGTTATCGTCTTCAGCGAACATAGGTCCTGACTGAGTATTGATAAATTTATGGGTGTATTGTTTGGCTGAAATACCAGCTACAGCGCTAACATTGTGTTTATCACCAAAAGTTTTGTCATAAGAAACATAATTTTCCCACATCCAGGTAAACCAGGTGTTGGTATTGTCTCTTACGTTTGCCTGAGTGTTCATTCTTTCTGAAGAGAACCAATAGGTTGGGAACCAAGTGTGATAGAGCTGATTGTTAATATCAGCACTGGCACGGCTGGTAATTTTAAAACCTTTCCAGCTGTCATCACCTAATGTTACATAAGCATTACCCATAAATTTATCTTCCTTGGTATCGCCTCTGGCAATTTCAATCATAGCCAGCGGATTGGCGATTTCACCTTTTACATAGGGAGATAGGCCGTAGTACAAACCATCAGAATTCTGAACCAGTGTATTGCCAGCAGTTAAAGCATCCTGAGCGAAATCAGGTAAAGCACCACTATAGGTAACAGGAGTCAAGGGATCCATCATTAAAGCAGATGAAACAATTCCTCCAAATTCAGAATCTTCAGAAATAGCATTTTTCTTGGTATGACTATATGTCATATTGGTTCCGACTTTTACCCAGGGTTTAAGTTGCTGAGTAATATTAGCACGCATAGAAATACGTTCGTAGTGTGATTTATCATCACCAATAACACCATTCTGACCGGTATAAGAACCGGAAACGTAGTAATTACCTTTATCAGTTGCACCACTAAAAGCAAGGTGATGTCTCTGAATCATAGCTGAACTTAAGATTTGATCCATCCAGTCGGTGTTAATACTTGAGCCGGCAGGGATTTCAACGCCTACGTTGGCTTCATTCATCCAGGTTGCATAACTAGCAGCATCCATAGGTTTTGTATAGTCACCTACACTTTGTGAACCAACCTGCAACGAATACTCTATTTTACCAGGGCCTTTGGCTCCGCTTTTGGTTGTAATAAGAACTACACCATTTGCAGCTTCAGCACCATAAATAGCAGCAGAGGCAGCATCCTTTAATACGGTAACTGACTCAACATCATTCGGTTCAAGGTTATCAATATTACCTGTAGCCATACCGTCAACCACATACAGTGGCTGTACATTTCCGTTGGTAGCAACACCGCGTATTACAACCTTCTGGCCTGCTCCGGGAGATCCGGAAGTGCTGGTAACATTTACACCGGCAATACGTCCCTGAATTGCTTCATTTACGTTTGTTGTAGGCAATTGGGCAAGCTGTTTGTTATCCAGCTTGGCAATGGCACCAGTAATGTTTGACCTTTTTTGACTACCGTAACCAACCACAAGAACCTCACTAAGTCCAACAACACTCTCTTTTAAAACAATAATTTCTTTTACTCCAGGTTTTACTTCTTTTTCAATAGTTTCAAAACCAACCATTGAAAAAGTAAGAACAACCTTTGTTTTAGCTGAGCTTAATGTAAAAGTTCCGTCTAATCCAGAAATAGTACCATTAGAGGTACCCTTCTCAATTACATTGACACCAGGAATGGGTTCTCCGTTTTCACTTTGAACCTTTCCGTTATAGCTGGACACCTGCTGAGCACTTAAAGTAAGTGCAATACTTATAAAAAACATTCCTGTCAGGAAGAATGCTTTTTTTGCCCGGGTGTTCAGTCCAATTAAATTGTAAATAACTGATTTCATAAATGACCCTCGTTTTTTAGTTAATGTAAAAAGTACACAAAGGCAAAAATACACAAAAAATGTTAAAAGCAAACTTCTGACCAATTATTTTATTATTTATACTCTTTCTAAATTACCAAATTGGTATATAATTGTTTGTCAGCCACATAAAATATTTCATTAGTTCAAAAAATTTCCTGATATTTGCATTTTCGATTAAAAAGTGAATAGTTTTGCATTGTGTATTAAATACGCATTTAATCATGGAAGAGTTTATAAATAATATTTCGGTTGACTGTGTCATATTCGGCTTTAACAATAAAACGCTGAATGTACTCCTTACCAAACGCGAATTAAAAGATCCGGACACCGGGGAAATTATATTCACGGATTATACTGTGCAAGGCCACCATGTACTTAAAGGTGAAAACATCAACGATGCAGCTGTCAGAGTTCTAAAAGACAAAACCGGGCTCGACAACATTTATCTTGAACAGTTCTACACATTTGGCGAAACAAATCGTGTACTTAAAGACAGAGACCAGCTCTGGATTAAGAAAAGATTCCCGATGGTTGAGGATCACGTAATTTCTATTGGATTCTGCGCCTTGGTTGACAGTTTAAAAGTTATTCCTGACAAACAGCACCCCGAAACCCTCTGGATGCCTGTTGACAACTTACCGGAACTTGGATTCGACCATGAAAAAATGATTCATATGGCACTGGAGTTCCTTCGGAACAAACTACGTTTAGAACCTATTGGATTTGAATTGCTGCCCGAAAAATTTACGCTGACCCAATTGCAAAACCTCTATGAAGCCATACTGGGAATCAACCTCGACAGAAGAAATTTCTGGAAAAAGATATCTCAGATGAAATACGTCATTGCACTTGACGAAAAACAAAAAGGAGTTGCCCACAAACCTGCTCAGGTCTTTATTTTCAGTAAAGACGTTTATGAGCGGACTAAAAAAGATAAACTTGATTTTTCTTATTGACAATCTGTCTGTGCAAGAGCCTTAAGCTTGTTGTTACCAGACACCCATAATTGTGAAACTAAACCGAAACATGGACTTTTCATCTCATCAAACATCCTGCTGTTAAACCTTACAATTTATTTCTCCAATTATGCCAGACGTAAACAAGATTACCCTTAAAGAGAAAATTGGTTATGCATTGGGCGATGGCGCGGCAAACATTGCCTGGCGTGCAGTTGCCACCTTTCTTTTCGTGTTTTACACAGATGTTTTTGGTATAAGCCCCGTTGCAGTCGGATTATTGATGCTCGTTGCCCGGTTTAGCGATGGCATTACCGATATCCTGATGGGTGTTATTGGCGACAGAACAAATACCAGATATGGAAAATTCCGCCCATGGATATTATGGACGGCTATTCCATTGGGCATTGTTTTATCCTTATTATTTACCACTCCGGATTTAAACTCTACCGGTAAAATTATCTACGCCTACGTAACCTATATTTTGTTTACATTGATTTACACTGCCAACAACATTCCGTATGGCGCCTTAATGGCAGTCATCACAGGTGATGACAAAGAAAGGACGATTCTGGGATCATATCGCATGGTAGGCGCTTTTGCAGGCGGCATGATTGTTCAGGGAGCCTTGTTGTTTCTGGTTGCTCATTTCGGCAATGTTAACCCTACTATAGAAGTTAACAACCTCGACACCAAAAAATTCCAGGTTACTGTATCTGTATTGAAAACAGTAGAAAACGCAAACATTAAAACCAAAGACGGCATTGCCTTATTTACCAGAATAAGCCCGGCAGATACAGGCAAAACCTATGAGCCTTTAAATTCAGTCAGCCTTTCACTGACACCCGGCACAAAATATGTATTTCTTGCTACAGGCGAAGAAAATCTGACTCCCCAAAAAATCTCGGTAATTGATCAAAAACGGGGATACAGCAATTCTATATATATCATGTCTGTTTTCCTGTCGTTCTTTATGTTCATTACTTTTTACACAACGCGTGAAAGAGTTCAGCCACCGAAAGAACAAAAAACAAACCTAAAACAGGACTTGAAAGATCTGGTAAGGAATAAACCCTGGCTGGTTCTTTTGATTATCGGTCTCTTGTTTAACATTTACAATGCCACCAAGCAAGGTATAGTTGTCATATATTTTACCCATTACCTCAACAATCAGTTATTGGCCGGCTCTTACCTGGTAGGGCTCATGCTTGCATCCATAGCCGGTGCCATAGCAACAGGGCCATTGGGCAAAAAACTCGGCAAAAGAACCCTTTTTATTTACGCCTTGATTTTTTCGGCCCTGGTAAATGTCCTTATTGTCTTTTGCGGGCCCCATGACATCTACCCCATTTTTGCAATAGGAATGATTTCAGAATTCGCTGCAGCTATATTTCCCACCTTGTTTTTTGCCATGCTTGGCGATGCTGCTGATTATTCTGAATACAAAAACGGACGAAGGGCCACAGGGCTTATCTATTCAGCCGGGTCTTTTGCCTCAAAATTCGGCGGAGGTCTCGCCGGCGCCATTATTGGCTTGCTGCTTGGGGTCTTTAACTATAACGGACAAGATTCATCGGCAATACAGGGAGCTATTCCTGGAATCATCATGCTGATGAGCTGGATTCCTGCACTCATTGCTTTGTTGGCCGCTGCGCTTATGACAATGTATCCGCTGACTCAGCAAAAAATGGATGAAATCACTACAGAACTAACCAATAGAAGAACTATTGAGGAGCACTCCAAATAACTACTAAATCTATTTTTAACATTAAGCATTTCACACTCATATGAAATTCGGACATTTCGACGACAACCAAAAGGAATACGTGATTACCAACCCGCAAACTCCTTTCCCATGGATAAACTATCTGGGCACTGGCGGGTTTTTCAGCATTGTTTCTAATACCGGCGGAGGGTATAGCTTTTATAAAGATGCACGTCTGAGAAGAATTACGCGAAACAGATACAACAATGTGCCTGTTGATGACGGAGGTAAGTATTTTTACATTAATGACGGTGGCAACATTTGGTCGCCGGGTTGGAAGCCTGTTAAAACAGCACTTAGCAAATATGAATGTCGTCATGGACTTGGCTATTCAAAAATAACTGGCACCTTGCATCAACTTGAGGCAGAAGTCCTCTATTTTGTTCCTCTTCAATTCGATGGTGAAGTTATCCGGGTAAGGCTTCAGAATAAAAGTTCAGAAAATAAGCACATCAAGCTCCACTCTTTTGCAGAATGGGCCTTATGGGATGCACTTGACGATATGACCAACTTCCAGCGTAACCTCAGCACAGGCGAAGTTGAGATTGAAGGCTCCTGCATTTATCACAAAACAGAATACCGCGAACGCCGCAATCACTATGCTTTTTACTCCGTTAACAGTGAAATAAACGGCTTTGATACAGACAGGGAAACCTTTTTGGGCGCATACAATGGCTTTGACAACCCCGAAATGGTTCGAAACGGTAGCTGTGGTCATTCTGTGGCACACGGATGGTCACCGGTTGCGTCGCATTTTATTGAAATGGAACTAGAACCCGGCGAAACAAAAGAGTATGTTTTTGTTCTTGGCTATGTTGAAAACAATAACGATGAAAAGTTTTCTGCTCCCAACGTAATCAACAAAACAAAAGCCCGTCAGATGATTTCGCAGTTTGAAACTTCTGAACAGGTTGAAACTGCATTGAAACAACTTCGTGATTCATGGACAACGCTGCTGGGCACATTCAATGTAAAATCAGGAGATGAAAAGCTTGACAGGATGGTAAACATCTGGAATCAGTATCAATCCATGATTACATACTACTTCTCAAGGAGCACATCATATTTTGAATCAGGAATAGGCAGGGGAATGGGATTCCGCGATTCCAACCAGGATATCATTGGCATGGTTCACCTGGCTCCCGAACTGGCGCGTCAACGCATCATTGATTTAGCCAGCACACAGCTTGAAGACGGAAGTGCCTATCATCAATATCAGCCCCTGACTAAAAAAGGAAACCACGAAGTTGGCGGCAACTTTAATGACGACCCGCTTTGGCTAATTCTTTCTGTATCTGCATATCTGAAAGAAACCGGCGACTGGTCATTACTCGACTACCACGCCCCTTTTAACAACAATGGCAACGAAAGTTCAATTTTTGAACACATCAAAAGGTCGTTTTATCATGTTGTTAATAACCTTGGACCGCACAACCTCCCGTTAATTGGCAGGGCCGACTGGAACGATTGCCTCAATCTGAATTGTTTTTCAGAAACTCCGGGCGAATCATTTCAAACAACCAACAATAAAATTGGCAAAACCGCTGAGTCGGTTATGATAGCCGGAATGTTTGTTCTTTATGGCAAAGAGTATGTTCGGATATGCCAGCTGACCGGACGAAGCGCTGAAGCCACAGAAGCTCAGCATCACATCAACAACATGAAATCCGCCATAGACGCATACGGCTGGGATGGAGAATGGTTTTTAAGAGCTTACGATTATTATGGCAACAAAGTCGGAAGTAAAGAAAATGATGAAGGGCAGATTTTTATCGAATCTCAGGGATTTTGTATTATGGCAGGTATAGGCATTGAAGATGGACGTGCAAAACAAGCCTTAAAAAGTGTTGAAGACAGATTAGCTACACCCTATGGCATTGTTTTATTAAACCCGGCCTATACAAAGTACCATCTGAACCTTGGCGA contains:
- a CDS encoding TonB-dependent receptor, giving the protein MKSVIYNLIGLNTRAKKAFFLTGMFFISIALTLSAQQVSSYNGKVQSENGEPIPGVNVIEKGTSNGTISGLDGTFTLSSAKTKVVLTFSMVGFETIEKEVKPGVKEIIVLKESVVGLSEVLVVGYGSQKRSNITGAIAKLDNKQLAQLPTTNVNEAIQGRIAGVNVTSTSGSPGAGQKVVIRGVATNGNVQPLYVVDGMATGNIDNLEPNDVESVTVLKDAASAAIYGAEAANGVVLITTKSGAKGPGKIEYSLQVGSQSVGDYTKPMDAASYATWMNEANVGVEIPAGSSINTDWMDQILSSAMIQRHHLAFSGATDKGNYYVSGSYTGQNGVIGDDKSHYERISMRANITQQLKPWVKVGTNMTYSHTKKNAISEDSEFGGIVSSALMMDPLTPVTYSGALPDFAQDALTAGNTLVQNSDGLYYGLSPYVKGEIANPLAMIEIARGDTKEDKFMGNAYVTLGDDSWKGFKITSRASADINNQLYHTWFPTYWFSSERMNTQANVRDNTNTWFTWMWENYVSYDKTFGDKHNVSAVAGISAKQYTHKFINTQSGPMFAEDDNFAQHGDVEIDGKVSGNLLDTRTSSYFARASYEYDGKYLLSAIIRRDGTSLLHPDQRWGNFPSVSAGWIVSHENFWNVSFVDFFKVRASWGTNGNLSGLGPDQFRSLITASGIQYPKPGGGFYTGAEPELLANPELTWATSEQTDLGFDMNMLGNKLTLGFDYFNKVTRDLLVPGTPPPSVGNKAPFVNAGDVSNKGVELELGYRDYDNKLKYDISSNFTWLKNEVTFLNPLLDRVGGTSVGTGWTTTYLELNQPVWYFRGYQTAGIFQNQAEIDAYKADNGGLAGYNPVPGDPIVVNTNGDNLINSEDQTNIGSPHPKFMWGANLSFSYSGFDLRMFLQGVHGQDVLLGWNRYDRSTSNRPQFFFDERWTGEGSTNERPRADQSNPYIYNSDLMVFKGSYVRIRQIQLGYTVPKEMLKNKIQNLRLYVSLDDYFTFTNYPGMDPATGTGKDNGQGIDRGFYPTPRKILFGLSCTL
- a CDS encoding NUDIX hydrolase, which produces MEEFINNISVDCVIFGFNNKTLNVLLTKRELKDPDTGEIIFTDYTVQGHHVLKGENINDAAVRVLKDKTGLDNIYLEQFYTFGETNRVLKDRDQLWIKKRFPMVEDHVISIGFCALVDSLKVIPDKQHPETLWMPVDNLPELGFDHEKMIHMALEFLRNKLRLEPIGFELLPEKFTLTQLQNLYEAILGINLDRRNFWKKISQMKYVIALDEKQKGVAHKPAQVFIFSKDVYERTKKDKLDFSY
- a CDS encoding MFS transporter, with amino-acid sequence MPDVNKITLKEKIGYALGDGAANIAWRAVATFLFVFYTDVFGISPVAVGLLMLVARFSDGITDILMGVIGDRTNTRYGKFRPWILWTAIPLGIVLSLLFTTPDLNSTGKIIYAYVTYILFTLIYTANNIPYGALMAVITGDDKERTILGSYRMVGAFAGGMIVQGALLFLVAHFGNVNPTIEVNNLDTKKFQVTVSVLKTVENANIKTKDGIALFTRISPADTGKTYEPLNSVSLSLTPGTKYVFLATGEENLTPQKISVIDQKRGYSNSIYIMSVFLSFFMFITFYTTRERVQPPKEQKTNLKQDLKDLVRNKPWLVLLIIGLLFNIYNATKQGIVVIYFTHYLNNQLLAGSYLVGLMLASIAGAIATGPLGKKLGKRTLFIYALIFSALVNVLIVFCGPHDIYPIFAIGMISEFAAAIFPTLFFAMLGDAADYSEYKNGRRATGLIYSAGSFASKFGGGLAGAIIGLLLGVFNYNGQDSSAIQGAIPGIIMLMSWIPALIALLAAALMTMYPLTQQKMDEITTELTNRRTIEEHSK